Proteins co-encoded in one Ziziphus jujuba cultivar Dongzao chromosome 9, ASM3175591v1 genomic window:
- the LOC107427849 gene encoding UPF0481 protein At3g47200-like, whose amino-acid sequence MATQEHTNNNGDYTSVSLEDNDDDEALANSMEARLYDDSPLSAKCCIFRIPDVFRRHNEKVYEPDVIAIGPFHHRKPSLQPMEIVKKWYLRTLLSRLNISMLGLVKGIKEFEKRARDCYQEPIDLDQNEFIEMLIIDGCFLVELFRKETISELRSMDDPIFNMACMHQFLYHDLLLLENQLPWFVLQYLFNMTMENDRKTLSLTELVLKFYQTYFSLINHTKSTPRLDEENLHIVDLIRNVLILSFPGVESDEMPEKPQLIPCITELMEAGVKFTKRSSDNLLDIVFSNGTFEIPPLSIQETTEPIFRNLIAFEQCYHGCEDKITSYAILMDNLISTSKDVEILCDKGIIDNWLSAEDVSQYFDRLYNDTFVTNFYYSDLCKGVNKYYRTKSHRWRAVLMRDYFTTPWTIISVVAAFILLVLSFLQTFYSIKQSYSSGD is encoded by the coding sequence ATGGCAACTCAAGAACATACCAATAACAATGGAGATTATACTTCAGTTTCTCTAGAAGATAATGACGATGATGAAGCATTGGCTAATTCCATGGAAGCAAGGCTTTACGATGACTCACCCTTGTCTGCAAAGTGTTGCATCTTCAGAATTCCTGACGTATTTCGCAGACACAACGAGAAAGTATACGAACCAGATGTGATTGCCATCGGACCCTTCCACCACAGAAAACCAAGCTTGCAGCCGATGGAAATTGTGAAAAAATGGTATTTACGAACCCTTCTCTCACGTTTGAATATAAGCATGCTTGGCTTGGTTAAAGGCATTAAAGAATTTGAGAAACGTGCACGTGACTGTTATCAAGAACCGATTGATCTTGATCAGAATGAATTCATAGAAATGCTAATCATTGATGGTTGTTTCTTGGTCGAACTTTTTCGTAAAGAGACGATTTCTGAATTAAGAAGCATGGATGATCCTATATTCAATATGGCTTGCATGCATCAATTTTTATACCATGATTTGTTGCTGCTTGAAAATCAGCTTCCTTGGTTTGTTCTTCAATACTTGTTCAACATGACCATGGAAAATGACCGAAAAACCTTGTCCCTTACTGAGCTTGTCCTCAAATTCTACCAAACCTATTTCTCACTCATTAACCATACCAAATCCACTCCCCGATTGGACGAAGAAAACTTGCACATTGTGGATCTGATAAGAAATGTTCTGATTTTATCATTTCCAGGTGTTGAAAGTGATGAAATGCCAGAGAAGCCAcaacttattccttgtataactGAACTTATGGAGGCAGGAGTCAAATTCACCAAGAGATCCTCAGATAACCTGCTGGATATAGTTTTCAGTAACGGGACTTTTGAAATTCCACCGCTTTCGATCCAAGAGACCACAGAGCCTATCTTCAGAAACCTGATTGCTTTTGAGCAATGCTATCACGGTTGTGAAGATAAGATCACTTCTTATGCAATTCTGATGGATAACCTCATCAGCACCAGCAAAGACGTGGAAATTCTTTGTGACAAAGGAATTATTGATAATTGGTTGAGCGCTGAAGATGTTTCTCAGTACTTCGACAGACTCTACAATGACACCTTTGTGACCAATTTCTACTACAGCGATCTCTGCAAAGGAGTGAACAAATATTATCGGACAAAATCCCACAGATGGAGAGCAGTTTTGATGCGTGATTATTTTACAACCCCCTGGACTATCATTTCTGTTGTTGCTGCCTTCATCCTTCTTGTTCTTTCCTTTTTGCAGACTTTCTACTCGATTAAGCAATCTTACTCTTCTGGTGACTAA
- the LOC125424254 gene encoding putative calcium-binding protein CML23: MDKLTQYQRVFNHFDSNGDGKISPLELKQCVEAIGGELTEEEAEAAVECLDMDGDGLLGLDDFVKFVEGGGEEEKVSVLKEAFKMYEMEGCGCITPKSLKRMLSRLGESTTVDQCEVMISRFDLNGDGVLNFDEFKVMML; this comes from the coding sequence ATGGATAAACTAACACAATACCAGAGAGTTTTCAATCACTTCGACAGCAATGGAGACGGGAAGATATCGCCGTTGGAGCTAAAACAATGCGTCGAGGCTATAGGTGGGGAGCTAACGGAAGAGGAGGCAGAGGCGGCGGTGGAGTGTTTGGACATGGATGGAGATGGGTTGCTTGGTTTGGATGACTTTGTGAAGTTTGTGGAAGGAGGTGGAGAGGAAGAGAAGGTGAGTGTTTTGAAAGAGGCTTTTAAGATGTATGAAATGGAAGGTTGTGGTTGTATAACTCCTAAAAGTCTCAAAAGGATGTTGAGTAGACTTGGAGAGTCTACCACCGTTGATCAGTGTGAGGTGATGATTTCTAGATTTGATCTCAACGGTGATGgtgttctcaattttgatgaaTTTAAGGTCATGATGTTGTGA
- the LOC107427829 gene encoding protein LYK2 isoform X1 has protein sequence MLGRVSKVVIGMAAQISKLQYLKALVLFIWLFVPTFSQTFLSCENSSPDASGYHCNRNSVEKCGTFAILRTNSYFSSLFNLSFYLGIDRLAIAEANGFSARTEFLPKDQPLLIPIDCKCNGGLFQAELTKTTTKGESFDGIAESLEGLTTCKAIQEKNPGISPRNLDDKVRLLIPLRCACPSSEAASPSKLLLSYPVNQGDTICNLAVNFNTTREAIISANNRSLAPFIPENLVPLTSILIPLNGKPIIGSLAKPHEPNLRFPGTSIPVIGPPKKKSNMWKIALYIALSGILVGVSIAVAAAFLLIQLKKRKQTSCSISKGQDLELQQLSQSVRTTSEKKVSFDGSHQEALDNQISSNIKAHHKALLETYTIEELRKATENFHSSNHIGGSVYNGRLNGKNLAVKRIQPEIIPKIDFGFFIDAIHHHPNILRLLGTCLNEGSDSFLVFEYARNGSLKDWLHGGLAIKNQFIASCYCFLTWSQRLKICLDVAMALQYMHQVMDPVYVHRNVKTRNIFLDEEFNAKLGNFGMARCAENDTAEDPNLYSTNPASWSLGYLAPEYIHQGIISPSLDIFAYGVVLLEVLSGQTPISRPNEKGGGSIWLAEKIKPILESENGGQELRDWMDNALGENYSFDAALSMANLARVCIEEEPSLRPSVEEIIEKISRLINEDSQDQGEHNLMTESSSKPLVKAAATTVHGSRDTL, from the coding sequence ATGTTGGGGAGAGTGAGTAAAGTGGTCATAGGCATGGCTGCTCAGATCAGTAAGCTCCAGTACTTGAAAGCTTTGGTCCTATTCATTTGGCTATTTGTCCCCACATTTAGTCAGACCTTTTTAAGCTGTGAGAACTCTTCTCCAGATGCTTCTGGCTATCATTGCAATAGAAATTCAGTAGAAAAGTGTGGGACTTTTGCAATTCTCAGAACAAACTCAtacttctcttctcttttcaaCCTCAGCTTCTACTTGGGAATCGATCGGCTTGCCATTGCCGAAGCAAATGGGTTTTCTGCACGCACTGAGTTTCTTCCAAAGGATCAGCCTTTGCTGATACCTATTGATTGCAAATGCAACGGAGGGCTGTTTCAAGCTGAATTGACCAAAACCACAACCAAAGGGGAGAGCTTTGATGGCATTGCTGAATCATTGGAGGGTTTGACAACCTGCAAAGCGATCCAAGAAAAGAACCCGGGAATCTCACCTCGGAATCTTGATGATAAAGTCAGGCTGCTAATCCCATTGAGATGTGCCTGTCCTTCATCTGAAGCTGCTTCACCATCAAAACTCCTGCTGAGTTATCCAGTAAATCAAGGTGATACAATTTGCAACTTAGCTGTTAATTTCAATACCACAAGAGAAGCTATTATCTCTGCAAATAACAGATCATTAGCACCCTTCATCCCTGAAAACTTAGTTCCTCTTACATCTATCTTGATTCCACTCAATGGGAAGCCTATAATTGGATCCTTAGCAAAACCCCATGAACCAAATTTGCGTTTCCCAGGAACAAGTATCCCAGTAATTGGTCCACCCAAGAAAAAATCCAATATGTGGAAGATTGCATTGTATATTGCTCTAAGTGGAATCTTAGTTGGTGTTAGTATTGCAGTTGCGGCAGCTTTTTTGCTGATCCAATTGAAGAAGAGGAAACAGACTAGTTGTTCGATAAGCAAAGGACAAGATCTTGAGCTTCAACAGCTGAGTCAGAGTGTAAGAACTACAAGTGAGAAGAAAGTCTCATTTGATGGGTCTCATCAGGAGGCTCTAGACAATCAAATCAGCAGCAACATCAAAGCGCATCATAAGGCTCTTTTGGAGACTTACACCATTGAAGAACTAAGAAAAGCAACAGAGAATTTCCATTCCAGCAACCACATTGGAGGTTCTGTCTACAATGGCCGTCTAAATGGGAAGAACCTGGCAGTAAAGCGCATACAACCAGAAATCATTCCGAAGATTGATTTCGGATTCTTCATCGATGCAATCCATCACCATCCCAACATACTCAGATTGTTGGGAACATGCTTAAACGAGGGGTCTGATTCATTCCTGGTCTTCGAGTACGCCAGAAATGGTTCGTTAAAAGATTGGCTCCATGGAGGATTGGCAATCAAAAACCAATTCATTGCCTCCTGCTATTGCTTCTTGACATGGAGCCAAAGGTTGAAGATCTGTCTTGATGTTGCCATGGCTTTGCAGTATATGCACCAGGTAATGGATCCCGTTTACGTTCATCGAAACGTGAAGACCCGGAACATCTTCTTAGACGAAGAATTCAATGCAAAGCTTGGGAATTTTGGCATGGCAAGGTGTGCAGAAAATGATACTGCTGAGGACCCAAATCTCTATTCCACCAACCCTGCTTCTTGGAGTCTAGGCTATTTGGCTCCTGAATATATTCACCAAGGCATTATTTCACCAAGCCTAGACATATTTGCTTATGGGGTGGTTTTACTAGAGGTATTATCAGGGCAAACACCGATTTCCAGACCAAATGAGAAAGGAGGTGGAAGTATTTGGCTGGCAGAGAAAATCAAGCCCATTTTGGAGTCAGAAAATGGTGGTCAAGAATTGAGAGATTGGATGGATAATGCATTGGGAGAGAATTACAGTTTTGATGCAGCTCTTTCAATGGCTAATCTTGCTAGAGTTTGCATTGAAGAAGAGCCTTCTCTGAGACCAAGTGTGGAAGAAATTATAGAGAAAATATCAAGATTGATCAATGAAGATTCACAAGATCAGGGAGAGCATAATTTGATGACAGAGAGCTCTTCAAAACCTTTAGTCAAGGCAGCTGCAACCACTGTTCATGGATCCAGGGACACACTTTAG
- the LOC107427829 gene encoding protein LYK2 isoform X2, which yields MLGRVSKVVIGMAAQISKLQYLKALVLFIWLFVPTFSQTFLSCENSSPDASGYHCNRNSVEKCGTFAILRTNSYFSSLFNLSFYLGIDRLAIAEANGFSARTEFLPKDQPLLIPIDCKCNGGLFQAELTKTTTKGESFDGIAESLEGLTTCKAIQEKNPGISPRNLDDKVRLLIPLRCACPSSEAASPSKLLLSYPVNQVAAAFLLIQLKKRKQTSCSISKGQDLELQQLSQSVRTTSEKKVSFDGSHQEALDNQISSNIKAHHKALLETYTIEELRKATENFHSSNHIGGSVYNGRLNGKNLAVKRIQPEIIPKIDFGFFIDAIHHHPNILRLLGTCLNEGSDSFLVFEYARNGSLKDWLHGGLAIKNQFIASCYCFLTWSQRLKICLDVAMALQYMHQVMDPVYVHRNVKTRNIFLDEEFNAKLGNFGMARCAENDTAEDPNLYSTNPASWSLGYLAPEYIHQGIISPSLDIFAYGVVLLEVLSGQTPISRPNEKGGGSIWLAEKIKPILESENGGQELRDWMDNALGENYSFDAALSMANLARVCIEEEPSLRPSVEEIIEKISRLINEDSQDQGEHNLMTESSSKPLVKAAATTVHGSRDTL from the exons ATGTTGGGGAGAGTGAGTAAAGTGGTCATAGGCATGGCTGCTCAGATCAGTAAGCTCCAGTACTTGAAAGCTTTGGTCCTATTCATTTGGCTATTTGTCCCCACATTTAGTCAGACCTTTTTAAGCTGTGAGAACTCTTCTCCAGATGCTTCTGGCTATCATTGCAATAGAAATTCAGTAGAAAAGTGTGGGACTTTTGCAATTCTCAGAACAAACTCAtacttctcttctcttttcaaCCTCAGCTTCTACTTGGGAATCGATCGGCTTGCCATTGCCGAAGCAAATGGGTTTTCTGCACGCACTGAGTTTCTTCCAAAGGATCAGCCTTTGCTGATACCTATTGATTGCAAATGCAACGGAGGGCTGTTTCAAGCTGAATTGACCAAAACCACAACCAAAGGGGAGAGCTTTGATGGCATTGCTGAATCATTGGAGGGTTTGACAACCTGCAAAGCGATCCAAGAAAAGAACCCGGGAATCTCACCTCGGAATCTTGATGATAAAGTCAGGCTGCTAATCCCATTGAGATGTGCCTGTCCTTCATCTGAAGCTGCTTCACCATCAAAACTCCTGCTGAGTTATCCAGTAAATCAAG TTGCGGCAGCTTTTTTGCTGATCCAATTGAAGAAGAGGAAACAGACTAGTTGTTCGATAAGCAAAGGACAAGATCTTGAGCTTCAACAGCTGAGTCAGAGTGTAAGAACTACAAGTGAGAAGAAAGTCTCATTTGATGGGTCTCATCAGGAGGCTCTAGACAATCAAATCAGCAGCAACATCAAAGCGCATCATAAGGCTCTTTTGGAGACTTACACCATTGAAGAACTAAGAAAAGCAACAGAGAATTTCCATTCCAGCAACCACATTGGAGGTTCTGTCTACAATGGCCGTCTAAATGGGAAGAACCTGGCAGTAAAGCGCATACAACCAGAAATCATTCCGAAGATTGATTTCGGATTCTTCATCGATGCAATCCATCACCATCCCAACATACTCAGATTGTTGGGAACATGCTTAAACGAGGGGTCTGATTCATTCCTGGTCTTCGAGTACGCCAGAAATGGTTCGTTAAAAGATTGGCTCCATGGAGGATTGGCAATCAAAAACCAATTCATTGCCTCCTGCTATTGCTTCTTGACATGGAGCCAAAGGTTGAAGATCTGTCTTGATGTTGCCATGGCTTTGCAGTATATGCACCAGGTAATGGATCCCGTTTACGTTCATCGAAACGTGAAGACCCGGAACATCTTCTTAGACGAAGAATTCAATGCAAAGCTTGGGAATTTTGGCATGGCAAGGTGTGCAGAAAATGATACTGCTGAGGACCCAAATCTCTATTCCACCAACCCTGCTTCTTGGAGTCTAGGCTATTTGGCTCCTGAATATATTCACCAAGGCATTATTTCACCAAGCCTAGACATATTTGCTTATGGGGTGGTTTTACTAGAGGTATTATCAGGGCAAACACCGATTTCCAGACCAAATGAGAAAGGAGGTGGAAGTATTTGGCTGGCAGAGAAAATCAAGCCCATTTTGGAGTCAGAAAATGGTGGTCAAGAATTGAGAGATTGGATGGATAATGCATTGGGAGAGAATTACAGTTTTGATGCAGCTCTTTCAATGGCTAATCTTGCTAGAGTTTGCATTGAAGAAGAGCCTTCTCTGAGACCAAGTGTGGAAGAAATTATAGAGAAAATATCAAGATTGATCAATGAAGATTCACAAGATCAGGGAGAGCATAATTTGATGACAGAGAGCTCTTCAAAACCTTTAGTCAAGGCAGCTGCAACCACTGTTCATGGATCCAGGGACACACTTTAG
- the LOC107427868 gene encoding ribulose-phosphate 3-epimerase, cytoplasmic isoform isoform X1 encodes MGRFWCFAHAVISMAYFFHKLGFGHFVPNLTIGAPVIESLRKHTKAYLDCHLMVTNPLDYVEPLGKAGASGFTFHVEVSKENWQELIQRIKSKGMRPGVALKPGTPIEEVFPLVESENPVEMVLVMTVEPGFGGQKFMLDTMDKVRTLRKKFPALDIEVDGGLGPSTIEVAASAGANCIVAGSSVFGAAEPAQVISILRNSVEEAQRIS; translated from the exons ATGGGTAGGTTTTGGTGCTTTGCTCATGCAGTAATTTCTATGGCTTATTTTTTCCATAAGCTGGGATTTGG GCATTTTGTCccaaatctaacaattggtgCACCAGTCATCGAGAGTTTGCGGAAGCATACAAA GGCATATTTGGATTGCCACCTTATGGTCACAAATCCTCTTGATTATGTTGAGCCTTTAGGGAAAGCTGGTGCTTCAGGTTTTACTTTCCATGTGGAAGTGTCCAAGG AAAATTGGCAAGAACTTATCCAAAGAATTAAGTCAAAGGGCATGAGGCCAGGCGTGGCATTAAAGCCTGGGACACCCATCGAAGAAGTTTTTCCTCTG GTTGAAAGTGAAAATCCTGTGGAAATGGTCCTTGTTATGACTGTTGAACCTGGATTTGGTGGACAAAAGTTCATGCTGGATACAATGGATAAG GTGCGGACACTGAGAAAGAAGTTCCCTGCACTTGATATAGAA GTAGATGGTGGGTTGGGGCCCTCAACCATTGAAGTGGCAGCTTCAGCAGGAGCAAACTGCATTGTAGCAGGAAGTTCAGTTTTTGGAGCAGCTGAGCCAGCCCAAGTGATATCTATTTTGCGAAATAGTGTTGAAGAAGCCCAAAGAATCAGTTGA
- the LOC107427868 gene encoding ribulose-phosphate 3-epimerase, cytoplasmic isoform isoform X2 — protein sequence MGVAAKIAPSMLSSDFANLASEAHRMLQFGADWLHMDIMDGHFVPNLTIGAPVIESLRKHTKAYLDCHLMVTNPLDYVEPLGKAGASGFTFHVEVSKENWQELIQRIKSKGMRPGVALKPGTPIEEVFPLVESENPVEMVLVMTVEPGFGGQKFMLDTMDKVRTLRKKFPALDIEVDGGLGPSTIEVAASAGANCIVAGSSVFGAAEPAQVISILRNSVEEAQRIS from the exons ATGGGAGTGGCGGCGAAAATCGCACCGTCGATGTTATCGTCGGACTTCGCCAATTTGGCGTCGGAGGCTCACCGGATGCTCCAATTTGGCGCCGATTGGCTTCACATGGACATCATG GATGG GCATTTTGTCccaaatctaacaattggtgCACCAGTCATCGAGAGTTTGCGGAAGCATACAAA GGCATATTTGGATTGCCACCTTATGGTCACAAATCCTCTTGATTATGTTGAGCCTTTAGGGAAAGCTGGTGCTTCAGGTTTTACTTTCCATGTGGAAGTGTCCAAGG AAAATTGGCAAGAACTTATCCAAAGAATTAAGTCAAAGGGCATGAGGCCAGGCGTGGCATTAAAGCCTGGGACACCCATCGAAGAAGTTTTTCCTCTG GTTGAAAGTGAAAATCCTGTGGAAATGGTCCTTGTTATGACTGTTGAACCTGGATTTGGTGGACAAAAGTTCATGCTGGATACAATGGATAAG GTGCGGACACTGAGAAAGAAGTTCCCTGCACTTGATATAGAA GTAGATGGTGGGTTGGGGCCCTCAACCATTGAAGTGGCAGCTTCAGCAGGAGCAAACTGCATTGTAGCAGGAAGTTCAGTTTTTGGAGCAGCTGAGCCAGCCCAAGTGATATCTATTTTGCGAAATAGTGTTGAAGAAGCCCAAAGAATCAGTTGA
- the LOC125424255 gene encoding uncharacterized protein At3g27210, whose amino-acid sequence MGSCASVHRDTESAMKVRLSFGSKTDKLVIPASPVKEKPANEDRRIKDVVLKSQWSPARSPTTFTDHGSKEEAFFDSQPWLESDCEDFYSVNGDFTPSRGSTPVHQSIPTPGSSQVNKNLILDRIPGSLPRPSPTQKKKKLADLFRESFGNDQEFNNRISSSKVLANGKNEVKQTRLDLPPRSVQGTPYVSGTNSVCSSERTANEDVLTEKEKSLRSLQCCLPSLVSCRSFSDRKKKMSPHPPIAVNDKA is encoded by the exons ATGGGTTCGTGTGCTTCGGTTCATAGAGACACGGAATCAGCCATGAAGGTGAGATTGTCGTTTGGGTCCAAAACCGACAAGCTCGTAATTCCAGCATCACCTGTTAAGGAAAAACCAGCCAATGAGGATCGTCGGATTAAGGATGTTGTTCTTAAATCTCAATGGTCTCCGGCTCGGTCTCCCACCACTTTTACTGACCACG GTAGTAAAGAAGAAGCCTTTTTTGATTCACAGCCATGGTTGGAATCGGATTGTGAAGACTTTTATAGTGTGAATGGTG ATTTTACTCCATCTCGTGGCAGTACCCCTGTCCATCAAAGCATCCCTACGCCAGGGTCTTCTCAAGTAAACAAAAACCTTATTCTGGACAGAATTCCTGGTTCTCTACCTCGACCGTCcccaacacaaaagaaaaagaaactagcTGATCTTTTCCGAGAGAGCTTTGGAAATGACCAAGAATTCAACAACCGAATCTCTAGCAGCAAGGTTTTGGCCAATGGAAAGAATGAAGTTAAGCAAACACGTCTTGATCTCCCTCCAAGATCTGTGCAGGGTACGCCTTATGTCTCAGGAACTAATTCTGTATGTAGTAGTGAGAGGACAGCTAACGAAGATGTTTTAACCGAGAAGGAGAAATCGCTTAGGTCTTTGCAGTGCTGCCTTCCTAGCTTGGTTTCATGCCGCAGTTTTAGCGacaggaagaagaaaatgagcCCTCATCCTCCTATTGCTGTAAATGATAAAGCTTGA